The Limisphaerales bacterium sequence TTGTGGCGAGGGCTTGATAGGCCCACGGGGTGCTGACGCCGAAGCCGGGGTGGATGAGCAACAATCCCCTCCCCTGCAATGCGGGAAAGGGTCCAAGGGGTTTAATTTGTTCACCACGCCCGGTGGCGAGTGCAGGTTTGTCTTGTAGAAAAAACGGGATATCAGACCCAAGGCTGGCGGCTACCTCCTGCAGTTCATCTACATTCAATGGCTTGTCAAAAAGTTCATTTAATCCGCGCAACGTAAAAGCAGCATTGCTGCTGCCCGCACCCATGCCGGCGGCGAGGGGAAGATTTTTTTGAAGGTGGATGCGAATGCCCCCAAATTTGATTTTTTTTAAGAAAAGGGACGCCGCACGAAAGACAAGATTGTTTTCGTCAACGGCCAAACGCGGATTATTGCAAGTCAGTTCGATTCCTTTGCCAGCGCGTTCGATGCGGAGTTCATCAAACAAAGGCACGGGCTGGAGAATGGTTTCCAATTCGTGAAAACCATCCTCGCGTCGGCGCAGAATGTTGAGCTGCAGGTTAACTTTGCAATGCGATTTGAGAAC is a genomic window containing:
- the ispE gene encoding 4-(cytidine 5'-diphospho)-2-C-methyl-D-erythritol kinase, with the protein product MSLVLKSHCKVNLQLNILRRREDGFHELETILQPVPLFDELRIERAGKGIELTCNNPRLAVDENNLVFRAASLFLKKIKFGGIRIHLQKNLPLAAGMGAGSSNAAFTLRGLNELFDKPLNVDELQEVAASLGSDIPFFLQDKPALATGRGEQIKPLGPFPALQGRGLLLIHPGFGVSTPWAYQALATTPEAYGTPGRANAMVDSLQAGKLDGFANTLEAPVFQKHLVLPILKYFLAANGALVSLMSGSGSATFAITETRSAAEALRAKYHEHFGQAGWSATVAL